In bacterium YEK0313, one genomic interval encodes:
- the purA gene encoding Adenylosuccinate synthetase, which produces MANVVVVGSQWGDEGKGKIVDWLSSQADVVVRFQGGHNAGHTLVIDGVTYKLSLLPSGIVRPGKLSVIGNGVVVDPHALVAEIERVSAQGVSITPETLRIAENACLILSLHRELDQQRESANSGTKIGTTGRGIGPAYEDKVGRRAIRMTDLADLSALGPKIERLLTHHNALRRGLNLPEIEAQAIYDELAAVAPKVLPYVEPVFDLLYNEKRAGRRILFEGAQGTLLDIDHGTYPFVTSSNTVAGQAAAGSGMGPGGVNYVLGITKAYTTRVGGGPFPTELDDENGRILGERGREFGVVTGRKRRCGWFDAVLVRQAVKTSGIDGIALTKLDILDVFEEIKVCVAYELDGKRIELLPASQEAQARVKPIYETIEGWPSGMAGARSWGELPAQAIKYVRRIEELIGCPVALLSTSPERDDTILVRNPFE; this is translated from the coding sequence ATGGCAAACGTGGTTGTCGTCGGATCCCAGTGGGGCGACGAAGGCAAGGGCAAGATCGTCGACTGGCTGTCGAGCCAGGCCGATGTGGTGGTTCGCTTCCAGGGCGGCCACAATGCCGGACATACGCTGGTCATCGACGGCGTCACCTACAAACTTTCCCTGCTGCCCTCGGGCATCGTCAGGCCCGGCAAGCTGTCGGTGATCGGCAATGGCGTGGTGGTCGATCCGCATGCCCTGGTCGCGGAGATCGAGCGCGTGTCCGCGCAGGGCGTGTCGATCACGCCGGAGACGCTGCGCATCGCCGAGAACGCCTGCCTGATCCTGTCGCTGCACCGCGAGCTCGACCAGCAGCGCGAATCGGCCAATTCCGGCACCAAGATCGGCACGACCGGCCGCGGCATCGGCCCGGCCTACGAGGACAAGGTCGGCCGCCGCGCGATCCGCATGACCGATCTGGCCGATCTGTCGGCTCTGGGGCCGAAGATCGAGCGGCTGCTGACCCATCACAATGCGCTGCGGCGCGGCCTGAACCTGCCGGAGATCGAGGCCCAGGCCATCTATGACGAGCTGGCCGCGGTCGCGCCCAAGGTGCTGCCCTATGTCGAGCCGGTCTTCGACCTGCTCTACAACGAGAAGCGGGCCGGCCGGCGCATCCTGTTCGAAGGCGCCCAGGGCACGCTGCTCGACATCGATCACGGCACCTATCCCTTCGTCACTTCGTCCAACACGGTGGCCGGCCAGGCGGCCGCCGGTTCCGGCATGGGGCCGGGCGGGGTCAACTACGTGCTGGGCATCACCAAGGCCTATACGACGCGTGTCGGCGGCGGGCCGTTCCCGACCGAGCTCGACGACGAGAACGGCCGGATCCTGGGCGAGCGCGGCCGCGAATTCGGCGTCGTCACCGGGCGCAAGCGCCGCTGTGGCTGGTTCGACGCGGTGCTGGTGCGCCAGGCGGTGAAGACCAGCGGCATCGACGGCATCGCGCTGACCAAGCTCGACATTCTCGACGTGTTCGAGGAGATCAAGGTGTGCGTCGCCTATGAGCTCGACGGCAAGCGCATCGAGCTCCTGCCGGCGAGCCAGGAAGCCCAGGCGCGGGTCAAGCCGATCTACGAGACGATCGAGGGCTGGCCGTCGGGCATGGCGGGCGCCCGGTCCTGGGGCGAATTGCCGGCCCAGGCGATCAAATATGTCCGCCGTATCGAGGAATTGATCGGCTGTCCGGTTGCCCTACTATCCACCAGTCCGGAGCGCGACGACACGATTCTCGTGCGCAACCCGTTCGAATAG
- the pagN_2 gene encoding Outer membrane protein PagN precursor, which yields MRILASIAFAGTVALGAAGAHAADLAPPVYPAPLPTAPIEGGWYLRGDIGLASNAIGAFDVMQNGQPVRAGAGGVNTFELRTKTFSETVSVGVGVGYRFNSWLRADVSGEFRGGGRLRGMDYVNFDGGGGSTTSQTNTYAGDVRSWVGLVNAYVDLGTFCTLGCLTPYLGAGFGFANTAISNFTDSSAGFNSDWGATGSLGGYASSVSKTNFAWALMAGVGYRVNDRLSLELGYRYLNLGDLPEIGLRDPATGLPQPSGDAIRVRNLSSHEVRLGMRWMLNCTCAAPAPIVARY from the coding sequence ATGCGCATCCTTGCCTCCATCGCCTTCGCCGGCACCGTTGCGCTCGGCGCGGCGGGGGCCCATGCCGCCGATCTCGCGCCGCCGGTTTATCCGGCGCCGCTCCCGACCGCTCCGATCGAGGGCGGTTGGTACCTGCGCGGCGATATCGGCCTCGCGAGCAATGCGATCGGCGCCTTCGACGTCATGCAGAACGGCCAGCCGGTGCGTGCCGGCGCGGGCGGCGTCAATACGTTCGAACTGCGCACCAAGACCTTCTCGGAAACCGTTTCGGTCGGCGTCGGCGTCGGCTACCGCTTCAATTCCTGGCTGCGCGCCGATGTCAGCGGCGAATTCCGCGGCGGCGGACGGCTGCGCGGCATGGATTATGTCAATTTCGACGGCGGCGGCGGCTCCACCACTTCGCAGACCAACACCTATGCGGGCGATGTCCGGTCCTGGGTCGGCCTCGTCAATGCCTATGTCGACCTCGGAACGTTCTGCACGCTCGGCTGCCTGACGCCCTATCTCGGCGCGGGCTTCGGCTTCGCCAATACCGCGATCAGCAACTTTACCGACAGTTCGGCCGGCTTCAATTCCGACTGGGGCGCCACCGGTTCGCTCGGCGGCTATGCCTCCAGCGTCTCCAAAACCAATTTCGCCTGGGCGCTGATGGCCGGTGTCGGCTATCGCGTCAACGACCGGCTGAGCCTGGAACTCGGCTACCGCTACCTCAATCTCGGCGATCTTCCCGAAATCGGCCTACGCGATCCCGCAACCGGCCTGCCACAGCCGTCAGGCGACGCGATCCGGGTGCGGAATCTCTCCTCGCACGAGGTTCGCCTCGGCATGCGCTGGATGCTGAACTGCACCTGCGCTGCGCCGGCGCCGATCGTCGCGCGCTACTGA
- the yheS_3 gene encoding putative ABC transporter ATP-binding protein YheS, whose amino-acid sequence MTLVNLRNLGVTLGVPLFSGLNLAIAAGDRIGIVAANGRGKSTLIQCIAGAVEPTEGDVTRARNLAIGHVAQHVPAALAGLDVREAVAGALPEDRRAAEGWRADIAFDELDIPVALRGRPPGALSGGWQRLVMLARALVTEPDLLLLDEPTNHLDLERMVGLERWLAALPADMAVVVASHDRAFLDAATRRTLFLRPEASQLFALPYTAARAALDERDAADERRYQRDMKTAQQLRRQAAKLNNIGINSGSDLLTVKTRQLKQRAERLEEAARPAHLERSAGQIRLADRGSHAKALVRFDDARVEAPDGTLLFRTGRRFINQGDRIVLLGANGAGKSRFAAMLRRAITHPEPGSAITATPSLVLGFSSQELAEIGDDETPAGAIAARFAVGDQRARALLAGAGFAVEMQGRPVSRLSGGQKARLAMLVLRLAQPNFHLLDEPTNHLDIDGQEALEQQLKDQDATCLLISHDRSFVRAVGNRFWLIENRRLAEVEDAEAFFAAAGGASR is encoded by the coding sequence ATGACCCTCGTCAATCTGCGCAATCTCGGCGTCACGCTCGGCGTGCCGCTTTTCTCCGGGCTCAACCTCGCCATTGCCGCCGGTGACCGCATCGGCATCGTCGCGGCCAACGGCCGCGGCAAGTCGACCCTCATCCAGTGCATCGCCGGCGCCGTGGAGCCGACCGAAGGCGACGTGACCCGCGCGCGCAACCTCGCCATCGGCCATGTCGCGCAGCATGTTCCGGCGGCTCTTGCCGGCCTCGACGTGCGCGAGGCCGTCGCGGGCGCGCTGCCGGAAGACCGGCGCGCCGCCGAGGGCTGGCGCGCCGATATCGCCTTCGACGAACTCGACATCCCCGTAGCCCTGCGCGGCCGGCCGCCCGGGGCGCTCAGCGGCGGCTGGCAGCGGCTCGTCATGCTGGCCAGGGCGCTGGTCACCGAACCCGATCTCCTGCTGCTCGACGAGCCGACCAATCACCTCGATCTCGAACGGATGGTCGGCCTCGAACGCTGGCTGGCGGCGCTGCCGGCCGACATGGCGGTGGTCGTCGCCAGTCACGACCGGGCCTTCCTCGACGCGGCGACACGGCGCACCCTGTTCCTCAGGCCCGAAGCCTCGCAGCTCTTCGCCTTGCCCTATACGGCCGCACGAGCCGCGCTCGACGAGCGCGACGCGGCCGACGAGCGGCGCTACCAGCGCGACATGAAGACCGCCCAGCAGCTCCGCCGGCAGGCGGCGAAGCTGAACAATATCGGCATCAATTCCGGCAGCGACCTCCTGACGGTCAAGACCCGCCAGCTGAAGCAGCGAGCGGAGCGGCTGGAGGAGGCGGCGCGCCCGGCTCATCTGGAACGCTCGGCCGGCCAGATCCGGCTCGCCGATCGCGGCAGCCATGCCAAGGCGCTGGTGCGGTTCGACGATGCCCGTGTCGAGGCACCCGACGGCACCCTGCTGTTCCGCACCGGGCGCCGCTTCATCAACCAGGGCGACCGCATCGTCCTGCTCGGCGCCAATGGCGCCGGCAAGTCGCGCTTCGCCGCCATGCTGCGCAGGGCCATCACCCATCCGGAGCCGGGCAGCGCCATCACGGCGACGCCCTCGCTGGTGCTCGGTTTCAGCAGCCAGGAGCTTGCCGAGATCGGCGACGACGAGACGCCGGCCGGGGCCATCGCGGCGCGCTTTGCGGTCGGCGACCAGCGGGCGCGGGCGCTGCTGGCCGGCGCCGGCTTCGCCGTGGAGATGCAGGGCCGGCCGGTGTCACGGCTGTCGGGCGGCCAGAAGGCGCGGCTCGCCATGCTGGTGCTGCGGCTGGCGCAGCCGAACTTCCATCTGCTCGACGAGCCGACCAATCACCTCGACATCGACGGCCAGGAGGCCCTGGAGCAGCAGCTGAAGGACCAGGACGCGACCTGCCTCCTCATCTCCCACGACCGCAGCTTCGTGCGCGCGGTCGGCAACCGGTTCTGGCTGATCGAGAACCGGCGGCTGGCCGAGGTGGAGGATGCGGAAGCATTCTTCGCGGCGGCTGGCGGCGCCAGCCGGTGA
- the pagN_1 gene encoding Outer membrane protein PagN precursor: protein MKRLAPAFIALSLVATAGGRASAADLGTRAPQAPLAPPVLAEDFSSGWYVRGDFIASFYRRAALGLADTAYVGAGRWVDLNDTRAASGFGGGLGLGFKYKSVRIDATLDMRSPARFSGMVPPTGDWSYAGPLPVPARSDRFGIASQTALINAYVDLGTFGPVTPYIGAGIGVARLSASGYGSTPVPAAAALGEQVAAPDLVRATKWNLAVAAMAGVTVDITPQAKLDLGYRYLHMGSLRFADAAGGTYRAGPVAAHEFRIGLRYMFGDGLGPAGP, encoded by the coding sequence ATGAAACGCCTGGCCCCGGCCTTCATTGCCCTGAGCCTCGTCGCCACGGCCGGCGGACGTGCATCGGCCGCCGATCTCGGCACGCGCGCGCCGCAGGCGCCGCTCGCTCCCCCGGTCCTGGCCGAGGACTTCTCGTCAGGCTGGTATGTCCGCGGCGATTTCATCGCGAGCTTCTACCGCCGCGCGGCGCTCGGCCTTGCCGATACCGCCTATGTCGGAGCCGGCCGCTGGGTCGACCTCAACGATACGCGGGCGGCCTCGGGCTTCGGCGGCGGCCTCGGCCTCGGCTTCAAATACAAGTCGGTGCGGATCGACGCGACGCTCGACATGCGCTCGCCGGCGCGCTTTTCCGGCATGGTGCCGCCGACCGGCGACTGGTCCTATGCCGGTCCGCTGCCGGTGCCGGCGCGCAGCGACCGTTTCGGCATTGCGAGCCAGACCGCGCTGATCAACGCCTATGTCGACCTCGGCACATTCGGGCCGGTGACCCCCTATATCGGCGCCGGCATCGGTGTCGCGCGCCTCAGCGCCTCCGGTTACGGCTCGACGCCGGTTCCGGCCGCGGCGGCGCTCGGCGAGCAGGTTGCGGCGCCCGACCTCGTCCGCGCGACGAAATGGAATCTGGCGGTCGCGGCCATGGCCGGCGTGACCGTCGACATCACGCCGCAGGCCAAGCTCGACCTCGGCTACCGCTACCTTCACATGGGATCGCTGCGCTTCGCTGACGCGGCCGGCGGCACCTACCGCGCCGGACCGGTCGCGGCGCACGAATTCCGCATCGGCCTGCGCTACATGTTCGGCGACGGCCTCGGCCCGGCCGGTCCGTGA
- the serC gene encoding Phosphoserine aminotransferase: MANTAPAARPRVNTFSSGPCAKRPGWSLKALGDAPLGRSHRAKIGKAKLKLAIDLTREVLQVPAGYRIGIVPASDTGAVEMALWSLLGARGVDMVAWESFGEGWVTDVIKQLKLADVRTITAGYGDLPNLKKVDTRTRDVVFTWNGTTSGVRVPDASWIADDREGLTICDATSAAFAQRLDWPKLDVVTFSWQKVLGGEAAHGMLILSPRAVERLETYKPAWPLPKIFRMTKGGKLIEGIFEGETINTPSMLCVEDYIDALKWAQKVGGLDGLVKRADANARVIAKFVRDHDWIDFLAVKPKTRSNTSVCLKFTDPAVIALPADAQAAFAKSIVTALEKEGVAFDLGHYRDAPPGLRIWCGATVQARDLKALMPWIEWAFQAEKAKLKKAA, from the coding sequence ATGGCGAACACCGCCCCTGCCGCGCGTCCGCGCGTGAATACCTTTTCGTCCGGCCCCTGCGCGAAGCGACCCGGATGGTCCCTCAAAGCTCTCGGCGACGCGCCGCTCGGCCGTTCGCACCGCGCCAAGATCGGCAAGGCGAAGCTGAAGCTCGCCATCGATCTCACCCGCGAGGTACTGCAGGTGCCGGCCGGCTACCGGATCGGCATCGTGCCCGCCTCCGACACCGGCGCCGTCGAAATGGCGCTCTGGTCGCTGCTCGGCGCCCGCGGCGTCGACATGGTCGCCTGGGAGAGCTTCGGTGAGGGTTGGGTCACCGATGTCATCAAGCAGCTCAAGCTGGCCGATGTCCGCACCATCACCGCCGGCTATGGCGATCTGCCGAACCTGAAGAAGGTCGACACCCGGACGCGCGACGTGGTGTTCACCTGGAACGGCACGACCTCGGGCGTGCGCGTGCCGGACGCCTCGTGGATCGCCGACGACCGCGAGGGCCTGACCATCTGCGATGCCACCTCGGCGGCCTTCGCCCAGCGCCTCGACTGGCCGAAGCTCGATGTCGTCACCTTCTCCTGGCAGAAGGTGCTGGGCGGCGAAGCCGCGCACGGCATGCTGATCCTGTCGCCGCGCGCCGTCGAGCGGCTGGAGACCTACAAGCCGGCCTGGCCGCTGCCGAAGATCTTCCGCATGACCAAGGGCGGCAAGCTGATCGAAGGCATCTTCGAGGGCGAGACCATCAACACCCCGTCCATGCTCTGCGTCGAGGACTATATCGACGCCCTGAAATGGGCGCAGAAGGTCGGCGGGCTCGACGGCCTGGTCAAGCGGGCCGACGCCAATGCCCGCGTCATCGCCAAGTTCGTCCGGGACCATGACTGGATCGACTTCCTGGCGGTGAAGCCGAAGACCCGCTCCAACACCTCCGTCTGCCTGAAGTTCACCGATCCGGCGGTCATCGCGCTGCCGGCGGACGCTCAGGCAGCCTTCGCCAAGAGCATCGTCACGGCGCTCGAGAAGGAAGGCGTCGCCTTCGATCTCGGCCACTATCGCGACGCCCCTCCGGGCCTGCGCATCTGGTGCGGCGCGACCGTCCAGGCGCGCGACCTGAAGGCGCTGATGCCCTGGATCGAATGGGCCTTCCAGGCCGAGAAGGCCAAGCTGAAAAAGGCGGCCTGA
- the serA_2 gene encoding D-3-phosphoglycerate dehydrogenase, which translates to MAPRVLISDALSPAAVQIFKDRGIDVDFQPSLGKDKEKLAAIIGDYDGLAIRSATKVTPAILSNAKKLKVIGRAGIGVDNVDIPAATAKGTIVMNTPFGNSITTAEHAVAMMFAIARQIPDADRTTQAGQWEKNKYMGVELTSKTLGIIGCGNIGSIVADRALGLKMKVIAFDPYLSPERAIDIGVEKVELDDLLRRADFITLHVPMTAQTRNVLSREALAKTKKGVRIINCARGGLVDEVALREALEAGHVGGAAFDVFSEEPATSNPLFGHPNVICTPHLGAATTEAQENVALQVAEQMSDYLLAGAITNAVNFPSISAEEAPKLRPFVALAEKLGSFLGQLTEAPIKGIRIEYEGAVAELNVRPLTAAAVTGVLRPFLSDINMVNAVGIAKDKGITVDEVKREAPGNLESRIMITVEAEDMPRHAAGTVLADGKPRIVEIRSIAMDAEFAPNMLYIRNDDKPGFIGQFGMLLGNAGVNIATFNLGRDRPGGDAICFAAVDERVSDELLDAIHKIPHVKRARRLAF; encoded by the coding sequence ATGGCCCCTCGCGTTCTCATTTCCGATGCTCTCTCGCCCGCCGCCGTCCAGATCTTCAAGGATCGCGGCATCGACGTCGATTTCCAGCCCTCGCTCGGCAAGGACAAGGAAAAGCTCGCCGCCATCATCGGCGACTATGACGGCCTCGCCATCCGCTCGGCCACCAAGGTGACGCCGGCGATCCTCAGCAATGCCAAGAAGCTGAAGGTGATCGGCCGCGCCGGCATCGGCGTCGACAATGTCGACATTCCCGCCGCCACCGCCAAGGGCACGATCGTGATGAATACGCCCTTCGGCAATTCGATCACGACGGCCGAACATGCCGTGGCGATGATGTTCGCCATCGCCCGGCAGATCCCTGACGCCGACCGTACGACCCAGGCCGGCCAGTGGGAGAAGAACAAATATATGGGGGTCGAGCTGACCTCGAAAACGCTCGGCATCATCGGCTGCGGCAATATCGGCTCGATCGTCGCGGACCGCGCGCTTGGCCTGAAGATGAAGGTGATCGCCTTCGATCCCTATCTCTCGCCCGAGCGGGCCATCGATATCGGGGTGGAGAAGGTCGAGCTCGACGATCTCCTGCGCCGCGCCGACTTCATCACCCTGCACGTGCCGATGACCGCGCAGACGCGCAACGTGCTCTCGCGCGAGGCGCTGGCCAAGACGAAGAAGGGCGTGCGCATCATCAATTGCGCGCGTGGTGGCCTGGTCGACGAGGTGGCGCTGCGCGAGGCGCTGGAAGCCGGTCATGTCGGCGGCGCCGCCTTCGACGTCTTCTCGGAGGAGCCGGCGACCAGCAATCCGCTGTTCGGCCATCCCAACGTGATCTGCACGCCGCATCTCGGCGCCGCGACCACGGAAGCGCAGGAGAATGTTGCGCTGCAGGTCGCCGAGCAGATGTCGGACTACCTCCTGGCCGGCGCCATCACCAATGCCGTCAACTTCCCGTCGATCTCGGCGGAAGAGGCGCCGAAGCTGCGGCCCTTCGTGGCGCTCGCCGAAAAGCTCGGCTCGTTCCTCGGCCAGCTCACCGAGGCGCCGATCAAGGGCATCCGCATCGAATATGAAGGCGCCGTCGCCGAGCTCAACGTGCGTCCGCTCACCGCCGCCGCGGTGACCGGCGTGCTGCGGCCGTTCCTGTCCGACATCAACATGGTCAATGCCGTTGGCATCGCCAAGGACAAGGGCATCACCGTCGACGAGGTCAAGCGCGAGGCGCCGGGCAATCTCGAAAGCCGGATCATGATCACGGTCGAGGCCGAGGACATGCCGCGCCATGCCGCAGGCACCGTGCTCGCCGACGGCAAGCCGCGCATCGTCGAGATCCGCTCGATCGCCATGGACGCGGAATTCGCGCCGAACATGCTCTATATCCGCAACGACGACAAACCGGGCTTCATCGGGCAGTTCGGCATGCTGCTCGGCAATGCCGGCGTCAATATCGCGACCTTCAATCTCGGCCGCGACAGGCCCGGCGGCGATGCGATCTGCTTTGCGGCGGTGGACGAGCGGGTCTCGGACGAGCTGCTCGACGCGATCCACAAGATCCCGCACGTGAAGCGCGCCCGGCGCCTGGCTTTCTGA
- a CDS encoding EamA-like transporter family protein: MRLSNNPYLILAATTLIWAGNAVASRLAASHVSPMLLTTLRWAATILLAAWMAGPAFRQEWPAIRANAGWLIVMGVVGFTGFNALFYLAGQYTTAVNLGIIQGAIPIMVLVGSFLAYRTRITTLQMIGIAVTLTGIVTLATRGHIEQLLGLTFNIGDLMMLTACTGYAAYTVALRDRPKISPQPFFLALSAVALISSLPLAVGEYVAGALRWPDLTALAIIVYVAVLPGFVAQILFMRGVEMIGPGRAGLWVNLVPVWAAILGPLILGEIFAWYHAVALVLVLGGIAVAESGKR, from the coding sequence ATGCGCCTCTCCAACAATCCCTATCTCATTCTGGCCGCGACCACGCTGATCTGGGCCGGCAATGCGGTCGCGAGCCGGCTGGCCGCCAGCCACGTCTCGCCCATGCTGCTGACGACGCTGCGCTGGGCGGCGACCATCCTCCTCGCGGCCTGGATGGCGGGTCCCGCCTTCCGCCAGGAATGGCCGGCGATCAGGGCGAATGCGGGCTGGCTGATCGTCATGGGCGTAGTCGGCTTCACCGGCTTCAACGCCCTGTTCTACCTCGCCGGCCAATATACGACCGCGGTCAATCTCGGCATCATCCAGGGGGCGATCCCGATCATGGTGCTGGTCGGCAGCTTTCTCGCCTATCGCACCCGAATCACCACGCTGCAGATGATCGGCATCGCGGTGACGCTGACCGGCATCGTCACGCTCGCAACCCGCGGCCATATCGAGCAGTTGCTCGGCCTCACCTTCAATATCGGCGATCTCATGATGCTGACCGCCTGCACGGGCTATGCCGCCTATACGGTCGCGCTGCGCGACCGGCCGAAGATCTCGCCCCAGCCGTTCTTTCTCGCCCTCTCGGCCGTGGCGCTGATCTCCTCGCTGCCGCTGGCGGTCGGCGAATATGTCGCCGGCGCGCTGCGCTGGCCGGACCTGACGGCGCTGGCGATCATCGTCTATGTGGCGGTCCTGCCCGGCTTCGTCGCGCAGATCCTGTTCATGCGCGGCGTCGAAATGATCGGCCCGGGCCGGGCCGGCCTGTGGGTCAACCTCGTGCCGGTCTGGGCGGCGATCCTCGGGCCGCTGATCCTCGGCGAAATCTTCGCCTGGTATCACGCCGTCGCGCTGGTCCTGGTGCTCGGCGGTATCGCCGTGGCCGAGAGCGGCAAGCGCTAG
- the rluD gene encoding Ribosomal large subunit pseudouridine synthase D gives MAGERQEFVVAADEARERLDRLLARHVPALSRSRLKALIEAGQVTIGGRTATDAGQKVHGGDRIALVVPEPEDPTPAAEAIPLDVVYEDDALIVIDKPAGLVVHPAAGHWTGTLVNALIAHCGTSLSGIGGIRRPGIVHRLDKDTTGLMVVAKTDQAHAGLSRQFADHGRSGPLERAYVALVWGRPKPDEFTIDAALDRDPRNRERIAVRAGGREAITHVGVEDSFLDGLVAQVACRLETGRTHQIRVHMAHRGHPLLGDETYAKGFRTKTAKLPAAARLALEALGRQALHARLLGFEHPVSGDTLHFESPPPADMARLIAALRDRSEA, from the coding sequence GTGGCAGGCGAGCGGCAGGAATTCGTGGTGGCGGCGGACGAGGCGCGCGAGCGGCTCGACCGGCTGCTGGCGCGCCATGTCCCGGCGCTCAGCCGGTCGCGCCTGAAGGCGCTGATCGAGGCCGGGCAGGTCACGATCGGCGGCCGGACCGCCACGGATGCCGGCCAGAAGGTCCATGGCGGCGACCGCATCGCCCTGGTCGTGCCCGAACCCGAGGACCCGACGCCGGCGGCCGAGGCGATCCCGCTCGACGTCGTCTACGAAGACGACGCGCTGATCGTCATCGACAAGCCGGCCGGCCTCGTCGTGCATCCGGCCGCCGGGCACTGGACCGGCACGCTGGTCAATGCGCTGATCGCCCATTGCGGGACGAGTCTCTCCGGCATCGGCGGCATCCGCCGGCCGGGCATCGTCCACCGGCTGGACAAGGACACGACCGGCCTGATGGTGGTGGCCAAGACCGACCAGGCTCATGCCGGGCTCAGCCGGCAGTTCGCCGACCATGGCCGCAGCGGCCCGCTGGAACGCGCCTATGTGGCCCTCGTCTGGGGCCGGCCGAAACCCGATGAGTTCACCATCGACGCGGCGCTCGACCGCGACCCGCGCAACCGCGAGCGCATCGCGGTGCGTGCCGGCGGCCGCGAGGCGATCACCCATGTCGGCGTCGAGGATAGCTTTCTCGACGGCCTCGTGGCACAGGTCGCCTGCCGGCTGGAGACCGGGCGCACCCACCAGATCCGCGTGCACATGGCCCATCGCGGCCATCCGCTGCTCGGTGACGAGACCTATGCCAAGGGCTTCCGGACCAAGACGGCGAAGCTGCCCGCCGCCGCCCGGCTGGCGCTCGAGGCGCTCGGCCGCCAGGCGCTGCATGCCCGCCTGCTCGGCTTCGAGCATCCGGTGTCGGGCGATACGCTGCACTTCGAAAGCCCGCCGCCAGCCGACATGGCGCGGCTGATTGCCGCGCTCCGGGACCGGTCCGAGGCCTGA
- the rpoH_2 gene encoding RNA polymerase sigma factor RpoH, whose protein sequence is MASVASLPILSAEAGLSRYLDEIRKFPMLQPQEEYMLAKSWREHGDTKAAHKLVTSHLRLVAKIAMGYRGYGLPIGEVVSEGNVGLMQAVKRFEPDKGFRLATYAMWWIKASIQEYILRSWSLVKMGTTANQKKLFFNLRKAKSSISALEDGDLRPDQVKTIATKLGVEEQDVVEMNRRLGGDASLNAPLREDGDGEWQDWLADDSDSQENVLAETEESDNRRAALMKALGVLNERERIIFEERRLKDDPITLEELAERFGVSRERVRQIEVRAFEKVQEAVVKSMRALEAGPSQIAAH, encoded by the coding sequence ATGGCTTCTGTTGCTTCTCTTCCCATCCTCTCCGCGGAAGCGGGTCTGTCGCGCTATCTCGACGAGATCCGCAAGTTCCCGATGCTGCAGCCGCAAGAGGAATATATGCTCGCCAAGAGCTGGCGCGAACACGGCGACACCAAGGCGGCGCATAAGCTTGTCACGTCCCACCTCCGGCTGGTCGCCAAGATCGCCATGGGCTATCGCGGCTATGGCCTGCCGATCGGCGAGGTCGTATCCGAGGGCAATGTCGGCCTCATGCAGGCGGTGAAGCGGTTCGAGCCCGACAAGGGCTTCCGCCTCGCCACCTATGCCATGTGGTGGATCAAGGCCTCGATTCAAGAATATATCCTCAGGTCCTGGTCGCTCGTGAAGATGGGCACCACGGCCAACCAGAAGAAGCTGTTCTTCAACCTGCGCAAGGCGAAGAGCTCGATCTCGGCGCTCGAGGACGGCGATCTGCGTCCCGATCAGGTCAAGACCATCGCCACCAAGCTGGGCGTCGAGGAGCAGGACGTCGTCGAGATGAACCGCCGGCTCGGCGGTGACGCCTCGCTCAACGCCCCGCTGCGCGAGGATGGCGACGGCGAATGGCAGGACTGGCTCGCCGACGACAGCGACAGCCAGGAAAACGTCCTGGCCGAGACCGAGGAAAGCGACAACCGTCGCGCCGCCCTGATGAAGGCGCTGGGCGTGCTCAACGAGCGCGAGCGCATCATCTTCGAGGAGCGCCGGCTGAAGGACGACCCGATCACGCTCGAGGAGCTGGCCGAACGCTTCGGCGTGTCGCGCGAGCGCGTGCGGCAGATCGAGGTGCGCGCCTTCGAGAAGGTGCAGGAAGCGGTGGTCAAGTCGATGCGCGCGCTGGAAGCCGGGCCGTCGCAGATTGCCGCACACTGA